TCTTTGCCTAAAATGGATTGTTTCAACCACTCCTCCGCCGAGATGAGATCATCGCCGCGAAGCACATAACTCGAATTCCGCTCCTTTATATCCCACTCGCGTGCGCGTATGTGTAAGCGTGTATGGCGGCGCACCCAATCATGGTCTGTCTCAATGGTTTCAATCAGTTTTTCCAGACCATCGGTATAGGCTTCACCTTGATCGAATGGCAGCCAATTCAGTTTTCTCAACTGTTGTGGTACCTGTGCGGGATCGACAGGACGGTAAACTATCGGAATCAATCGCTTATAGTTTGACAACGCATAGTTTATCTCTTTCTCACATTCAGCGGATGCTGCCGATTCAGGGCTGATCACAAAGATCACGGCCTGGGCTGAATCAATTGCCTGTTGGATTTCCGGACGCCATTCAACCGCATAAGGAATGCTGTCTTGATCGACCCAGACTTGATAATCTCTCTGTGTAAGGCTTTCTCGTAGTTTAACTACGAAATCCGTATCCACCCTGGAATATGAGATAAAGATATCATCCATCGCAAATAATCACTGTCCATCATAATTCATTGGAGTATGGCCGCATGCTAAGCAGTCAGATCATTCAATTATATCTGATTACATCTGACATACCGGGACATACTGGATCAGCAATACACGACAACATTGTTCCTGGTACTACGCAGCTCTTCGCTAAATATTGAATCAGATTCATACGCATAGGCTTTCACATGGCGTGCAGATCTTTGTAAAAGTTCCATAACTGCTTTTATAGAAGTAACTTTTGCGACTTACATTCAGCTTTCGATCTTGTATCTCATATTTTTAACCCCGCCACTATGTTGCACCGCACAATTTTCACCTATACTATGCACTATATGCAATTGCTCCGCGGAGGTATGGCGATGAGCAAACAACTGAAAATCGATGCAGAGTACTGCGAACGAATCATCCTGGATTCCGGTGATTGCGTCTGTCTGCGGATGGTCCGGCCTACCGATAAGGCGACAATGCAGCGCGCCTTTACTGAGCTTTCCGGACCTTCCCGCCATAAACGATTCTTCGGTGCAAAACAGTCCCTCACCAAGGAGGATCTGCGTTATTTCACCGAGACTGACGGCTGGGACCATTTTGCTCTGGGGGCGGTAGTCATCGGTGAAGACGGCCGTGAAGGGGATGGGCTGGGAGTGGCCCGTTACATCCGGTTGCAGGAAGACTACGAGTGCGCGGAAGTCGCCATTACCGTCATCGACCGAATGCAGGGCAAGGGAATCGGCCGCATGTTACTGGAACGCCTGACCACTGCTGCTATCGAGCGGGGCATTCTGAGATTTCGTTTCGAGTGTCTGGCCTATAACCAGGAGATGCAAAACCTGGTAAAGAAGGTCTGCCGTGTTGTTGAGACCCGTTCTGACGGTGAGATCATGATTGCCGAAACCGACCTTCCCCGCCAGGATCCGGAGACTACCCCGATCACTCAGGAGCAAGTGTTCCTTTTTTATGATCTATTTCGTGCCATGGCGATCCACTCTGTGGATCTACAGATGAGCCTGAACCGGGCGGCTGTTAATCGGACCATGAAGACAACTTTCATAGGCGCCGACCTACTGAAGCGGATCAAGCGCCCTGACCTCTTCATGTCGCGCTGAGACCCAGGTCGGGAAGAAAGCTGGTTAAGTATAAAAAGTAAGGCCATGTAAGCCCGGCATTGACCTGCGCCGATATCGTCCTGAGGATAGTCCTTAGAGACTTTCCGCTGATTAAGCGGTAGATGAAAGCGCCCGTACTGAAATTTTACTCGTCGAAAACCTGGAACCGGTCACCCGGTTTGATCTCGGGTGACACCACTCTTACCCATCCCTTCTGCGGACCATTGGAGCGCCCCAGGTAGACCACTGAAATCTCGTTTCCATCCGGACGCTTCAACCAGTATTGCTCGTAACGTTGCTGAAGCGCACGCTCGGGTATCAGCACGGCGCCGGAACGCATCGGAATATCAAGTGC
This sequence is a window from Candidatus Thiodiazotropha sp. LNASS1. Protein-coding genes within it:
- a CDS encoding N-acetyltransferase family protein, which translates into the protein MSKQLKIDAEYCERIILDSGDCVCLRMVRPTDKATMQRAFTELSGPSRHKRFFGAKQSLTKEDLRYFTETDGWDHFALGAVVIGEDGREGDGLGVARYIRLQEDYECAEVAITVIDRMQGKGIGRMLLERLTTAAIERGILRFRFECLAYNQEMQNLVKKVCRVVETRSDGEIMIAETDLPRQDPETTPITQEQVFLFYDLFRAMAIHSVDLQMSLNRAAVNRTMKTTFIGADLLKRIKRPDLFMSR